TAATCATAAAAGTAGGTGAATGGAatgtttcctatttctctttctctcaaaagGAAAGAACTGCAAACCACCCAACTAAATTATTCTGCTCATTACTTTGCCTATGtttctcagttatttttttttctttttttagtcccCACTATACTGGGTGGCAGGGATattaaggaaagggaagaggaggaggaaagagagagagacattctgtacacatgaacacacacatacaaagctTGCAATTTTCTGAGggaatatgaaaaacaaaacaaaacaaaacagaaagtcTCTGTACCTTTGACCTAAACTACACTGCCTTATAAAAGTCTTTTGCTGTTcagttgtctgactcttcatgaccctttttggaattttcttggaatgttttgtcatttccttcttccgctcattttacagatgaggaaactgaggcacacagggttaagtgacttgcttaggccATATAGCttgtgtttgaggccagatttgaactcaagatgtcttcctgattccaggttcattGCTTTATTTGTTACCTACCTATCCCACAAGATGTggggaaagaataaaagggaaacttaaaaatatttgaaatacttttggtttgttttcattttgatgGTTTTTTCacttttagtttaatttttttcttgctcaacatgacaaatatggaaatatgtttaaaaaattataacctatatcaaattacttgatatcttgggaaggggaaaaataaggaaaggagggattaaaaatttggaacacaagcttggTCCTACCTTCTAAAGGTAATCCAgttagaaatccaagttatgttaagaccctgaggctaaattttccctataaaacaatTTATGGCCCATGGTTTTGCTGctaccttcctttgggtcagcccaCCACAGCACTCTGCCTTGTGgtgccttttcccttcccccatgggGGAACCCTAATTCCACTGTTTCCCACTCCCATTTCTCCTTATAGCTAAGGGGTGCTAAGTCTCTTTCAAGATTTAGTCTGCTATCTAAAGGCATATCCCAGCCTCATTggatgctccctttctactgggtaattgagTTCTattgaggaacttgtctttcctatgctctcccactctatttcctatttatcattcCTAGTGTCTATTTTATTCCCTTATTTTGTTTGTAAccttttccctaaataaatctaccttttgcccccccctcaaaaaaaaaaatggaacacaagttttacaaaaatacatgttgaaaactatctcaacatatatttgttctttgaatcttttttttcccccctgaggctggggttaagtacttgcccagggtcacagagaagTATtccgtgtctgagaccagatttgaactcaggtcctcctgaattcaaggctggtgctctatccactgcgcctccTAACTGCCCCTTCtctacatatatttggaaaattaaataccactataaatttttaagaaaagaaaaacctaaagttttaaacatttgaaataattttgccTTTTGGGGTTTAAGACACTGGATTTCATTCTTGCTCTTTCTTCTGTAGCATGACTTTTCCCTGGAGAGAAGGGTGCTTTACTGGCTGGAAGCTGCCACGAGACAAGAAATGACTTGGGATAATGAGACCCCTGGAATGGCCACCGCACCTCCATGTTGGCTCCTTTTGGTAGACTCATTGGATACATCCAGTATGGCTGAAGCGGAACCACAAGAGGACAGAGAGAAAACCCCCCCTCCACCTGGAAGCTGGAAGTGTGGGGAAGAAGGATTCactgaggaggagaaggaagaggaagaggaagagaaggaggaaggcaCTTCTTCAGGCAACGAGGATGACAGTAGCCCTAAGGAGACGCCATCCCCCAGCTCTCCCTCAGCTCCTGGGTCGGTCCTTGAGAAAGGCTCTACTAGTTCCCCGGGGTCACCGACTCTAGGCCACCGGAGGAGGTCTCTGGACATCTTCCACAGCATGAAGCACGAGTTGGACGGTGTCCGAAGAAAGTTGTCGTTCTTGGTGCCTCCACTGAGTCGAGCTGCTTCCCCGGAGCGCAGACTGGCCACTAAGTCCTTGGCTCTCTACCACCGGTTCAGAAACAACAGGACCATGACCTCGGCAGCCCCCGTCCCGGACCTGCCTCCTCAGAGCGCTCCAGCAATACCACCGAGGCCGGCCACCGCCGGCTCCATCCCCCCCATCCGGAGTCACAAGCCCACCGTCCCGGTGAGACCAGGCCTTTCTCCCCAGTGCTTTTGGCTATCCCATGTCCCCTCCCCACCCTGCCTCCCCCTTCCATGAGAAAACCCCAAGCTTTTAATCCGTAGTCATAAAGAGAGGAGATGATAGTGATTGCCAATTTCTGGGGCTTTCCCTGCATCACCAGGGCCAAGTCTGATCAATCAGCCAAGCAGGAAACATTTACTGAACCAATTCActtcaacaaatattgattaagtgACTGCTAACACTAGAAAATATTCCAGGTGCCGGAAGTactggagggaagggaagacatATCGTTTATGCATGTATGTGATACCctaatgtaaatttaaaaaaaatttttgtgggTATGCAAACAGGGGtggtagagaaaaaaagacaaacacaTAAAAAACCGTAGTGACAAGATAATGGAGAAGATGGCACAGAGCAATGTGTGGTGACTGCCAAATGGGTGGTACAGAAAAAGGTGAAGAGAACAGGACTTAGAGGCAGAGAACCTGAGTCCGGATCCTAGCTCTGCCACCTATTGCCCATgcgatcttggacaaatcactcaatctCTCCCAACCTGTTTCCTTATGAGCGTATTGGGCTAGATTTATGGAAGGGCCCTCCTAAGTCTATGATATGATTTGGGACATCTTCACAGAGGAGGTAGGCTACAAAGAATAAATAGTATGGGTAATAAGGAACAGCGTCAGGGACAGAAACAGGCTTTCCTACCAATAATTGAACTGCCACTAATTctacaagcatctattaagcacctaatatgtgccaggcatgcACTACACTGATATTGTGCTTTAAAATCACAGAATACAATACGGactgttgttgagttgtttcagttaaGCCCAATACTCTGTgcttccttttggggttttcttggtaaagatactggagtcgtttgctatttccttctccggatcattttacacatgaggaaactgaggcaaacaggactaagtgacttgcccagggtcacacagccagtaagtatctgaggctggatttgaactcaggtcctcttgagcCAGCATTCTGTCCATTTCACCTAGTTGCTATAAGGAGAAAGATCTTTAAATGTCATCATAGcccaattccattttatagacaaagaaactatGGCTCAGAGaatgaggattaagtgacttaactaaAATCACATAGCAAGTTAAAGGGAGAGCCTGACAGCATCTGTGTCTCCAGACTCCTAGTCATGAAT
The DNA window shown above is from Sminthopsis crassicaudata isolate SCR6 chromosome 2, ASM4859323v1, whole genome shotgun sequence and carries:
- the UBAP1L gene encoding ubiquitin-associated protein 1-like, with translation MSYLDGVPFRVSKNFVVEWEPVTASDFCVPDCRELLLGSMHDFSLERRVLYWLEAATRQEMTWDNETPGMATAPPCWLLLVDSLDTSSMAEAEPQEDREKTPPPPGSWKCGEEGFTEEEKEEEEEEKEEGTSSGNEDDSSPKETPSPSSPSAPGSVLEKGSTSSPGSPTLGHRRRSLDIFHSMKHELDGVRRKLSFLVPPLSRAASPERRLATKSLALYHRFRNNRTMTSAAPVPDLPPQSAPAIPPRPATAGSIPPIRSHKPTVPSLSPYSCLPPCPGTPRPLLSANNHSDSTAELLSALSQEERDLIEPVLALGYPMRRAILALQRTGRQSLSQFLSYLSTCDRLVKQGYSESLVEEAMEMFQNSERKALEFLHLWEQFSDMGFQQDRIKEVLLLHENHQEGALEELMTRAQ